The following proteins come from a genomic window of Rutidosis leptorrhynchoides isolate AG116_Rl617_1_P2 chromosome 10, CSIRO_AGI_Rlap_v1, whole genome shotgun sequence:
- the LOC139873125 gene encoding probable cinnamyl alcohol dehydrogenase 1 — MTSDVANENCIGWAARDPSGFLSPYKFNRRDVGVDDVSLTITHCGVCYADVIWTRNKQGHSNTKYPIIPGHEIVGIVKEVGSNVQRFKPGDHVGVGTYVNSCKECEYCDQGLEVECSKGPVFTFDSIDVDGTVTKGGYSSYVVVHERYCYRIPESYPLASAAPLLCAGITVWTPMMLHSMNQPGKSLGVIGLGGLGHLAVKFGKSFGLKVTVFSTSLSKKDEALNLLGADNFIISSNDEEMKAMEKSLDFVINTASADISFDVYLSLLKSGGVLAMVGVPSEVKFNPSNLIRGRRSISGSVTGGTKQIQEMLNYCATHQIYPNIEVVPIQYANEALERVIKKDVKYRFVIDIANSLR, encoded by the exons ATGACTTCTGATGTTGCTAACGAGAACTGCATCGGCTGGGCAGCAAGGGATCCATCTGGATTCCTTTCTCCCTACAAATTTAACCGCAG GGATGTTGGAGTTGATGATGTGTCATTAACAATCACCCATTGTGGAGTCTGTTATGCTGATGTGATATGGACCAGGAACAAACAGGGACACTCCAACACTAAGTATCCAATCATACCAGG TCATGAGATTGTTGGAATCGTTAAAGAGGTTGGTTCAAATGTTCAACGTTTTAAACCCGGTGATCATGTGGGAGTAGGTACTTATGTAAACTCTTGTAAAGAGTGTGAGTATTGTGATCAAGGACTCGAAGTCGAATGTTCAAAAGGGCCGGTATTCACGTTTGACAGTATCGATGTAGACGGCACCGTAACAAAAGGAGGATATTCTTCGTATGTTGTCGTTCACGAACG ATACTGCTACAGAATACCAGAAAGCTACCCTTTAGCGTCTGCAGCTCCGTTGTTATGTGCGGGAATCACCGTTTGGACACCGATGATGCTACATAGTATGAATCAACCGGGTAAGTCGTTAGGGGTGATTGGACTTGGTGGTCTTGGCCATCTCGCAGTGAAGTTTGGGAAGTCATTTGGGTTAAAGGTAACGGTTTTCAGCACTAGTTTGTCGAAGAAGGATGAAGCATTGAATCTGCTAGGAGCCGATAATTTCATTATTTCGAGTAATGATGAGGAGATGAAG GCAATGGAAAAGTCACTTGATTTTGTAATTAACACTGCTTCAGCGGATATTTCGTTTGATGTATACTTATCGTTGTTGAAAAGTGGCGGTGTACTAGCCATGGTGGGCGTTCCAAGTGAAGTTAAATTTAATCCATCAAACCTTATTCGAG GAAGGAGAAGCATATCAGGGAGTGTTACTGGTGGAACGAAACAAATTCAAGAAATGTTGAACTACTGTGCAACTCATCAAATCTATCCGAACATTGAGGTTGTCCCGATTCAGTATGCAAACGAGGCTCTTGAGAGGGTAATCAAGAAAGATGTCAAGTACCGGTTCGTGATTGACATTGCAAACTCGCTTCGGTAA